TCGTGGTGGTCGCCCCGGCGGAGATGACCGCCGGGCGACCCACCCGCCCCGACGCGACGGGCACGCCCGGCCTGCTGATCAAGCGGGCGTACGCGGTGCCGGGCGACCCGGTGCCGGTGGACCGGGTGCCGCTGCTGCGCCGTGGTGGCGAGCAGGTGGTGCCGGCCGGCCGGCTGGTGGTGCTCGGCGACAACCCGTCGCAGAGCTACGACTCCCGCGAGTGCGGCTACATCCCGGAGCCGGACGTGCTCGGCGTGGTGGTCCGGCCGCGACCGCGCGCGGACTGACCGTCGGCGTGGGTGGCATGCGGAACGGCGTGCCACCCGGCCCGGGCCGGGTGGCACGCCGTCAGCGCCTCAGCAGAGAGCGCTCATCGTGCTCGCGCCCGCGCTGCAGTAGTAACCGCAGCTTCCGCAGGTCGTCTTGCAGGCCAGGTTCGTGCTGCACCGCTTGAAGTAGCACGTCCCACAGAGCGCGCAGTACGGGTCCGGCGGACAGCCGGCGGCTGCCGTCACCTTGGGTACGAACACGCCGAGCATCCGCTCGCCCAGGTTCTCCAGTCGACGGAACATCCGTTCACCTCCCCTCGATACGGATCGTTGCCGGGACGCTACGGCGGGTCGGTACACCGCCGGTACAGCCGAGCCGGAGGTCGGCAACAGTCGATGTATCCGCGATGTATCCGCCACTTCTAGCGTGGGCCTCCCGGCAATGGGAGGTGCGTACGGATGCGAGCCCTGGAACTGACCGCACGGCTGCTGCTGGCCCTGGTGTTCCTCGCCGCGGTCGTCGGCAAGCTGCGGACCCGGGCGGGTTTCGCCGCCTTCGTCGGGTCGGTCGGCCAGTTCGGCGTGCCCGACCGCTGGACCGTGCCCGCTGCCCGCGTCGCGGTGGTCGCCGAGGCCGCCGTGGTGGTGCTGCTCGCCGTCCCCCGGACCGTGCCCGTCGGGCTGGTGCTCGCCGTCGGGCTGCTCGGTGTGCTCACCGCCGCGATCGTCGGGGCGTTGCGTCGGGGTGCCCGGCCGGCCTGCCGCTGCTTCGGCGCCGCCGACGCGCCGGTCGGGCCCCGGCACGTCGGGCGCAACCTCGCCCTCGCCGCAGTGGCGCTGCTCGGCCTGTTCGGCTGGGCCAGCGCCACCGGGCCGCCGCCGTCCGCGTCGGCCGTCCTGGTCGCCGTCGGTGTGGCGGTTCCCCTCGCCGCAGTGGTGGTCCGGCTCGACGACCTGGTCGCCCTGTTCGCCCCCACGTCGCCGCGGCAGTCCCGTCCGGCCGGTCGGCACTGACCCCGGTTCGTATCCCCGCACCCCGAAGGAGCCCTCATGGCGCTGTTGACCGTCGCCGTTGTCCTCGTCGCCGCTCTCGGCCTGCTCAACCTGGTCCTGCTGCTCGGTGTGGTCCGTCGGCTGCGCGAGCACTCCGACCTGCTCAGCGACCAGCAGGGCCAACCACCGGCGGTGATGCTGGAGGTGGGTTCGATCCCCGGTGACTTCGTGTCAACCACTGTGGACGGTCGCCTGCTCGCGCGCGCCGATCTGCCGCCGATGACCCTGGTGGCGTTCCTCTCGCCGAGCTGTGAGCACTGCGAGGAGCAGTTGCCGGTGCTCGTCGACCGGGCAAGGACGATGCCCGGCGGCGCGGAGCACGTCTGGATCGTGGTGGTCGGGAAGGGTCCGGAGACCCAGCCGTACGCGGAGCGGTTCACCGGCCTGGCGACCGTCTTCGTGGAGCCGGGCACCGGCGCGCTTCCGCTGGCGTTCGGGGTCAAGGGGTTCCCGGCGTTCGGCCTGCTCGACGAGCGCGGCATCGTGGCGTCGACGGCGTTCGGCATCGCCCGGTTGGACCTGCCGGTGGCGCGGTGAGCGGCCCCCGGCTGGCACCGCGGCAGGCTGCCCGGCACGCCCGGTCGGCACTGGGGCTGACCTGGCGGGCCGCCCCGGGGGGCACTACGACGGACCTGCTGCTCGCCGTGCTGGCCGGTTTGACCCCGGTCCTCGTGGCGGCGCTCACCAAGCTCGTGCTGGACCGGCTCACCGGTGGCGGCTCGGCCGGCGTGCCGCTGACCGCGCTCGCCGCCGGCCTCGCCATGGCCGCCGCGCTCGGCACGGTCCTGCCGCACCTGCGCACCTACGTGGCGGCGCAGCGGTCGCGGGCGGTGTCGCGGCTGGTGCGCCGCCGCCTCTACGACGCGGTGCAGCGGCTCGTCGGGCTGGTGCGGTTGGAGGATCCGGAGTTCCAGGACCGGTTGCAGGCCGCCCAGCAGACCGGTCACCTCGGTCCCACCCAGCTGACCGGCAACACGTTCGGCGCTGTGCAGAGCGCACTGGCGATGACGGGGTTCCTCGGCGTCCTGTTGATGCTCAACCCGCTGATCGGGGCGTTGGTGCTGCTCGCCGCGCTGCCCACACTCTGGATGCAGCTACGGCTCAACCGGGCCCGCGCGGCGATGGTGCTGCGGATGGAGCACTTCCAACGGCGGGACCTGTTCTTCGCCCAGCTGCTGGTGGGTGTGCCGGCGGCCAAGGAGGTGCGCCTGTTCGGTCTGGGCCGGTTCTTCGGCGACCGGATGCTCGACGAGCTGCACGACCTGCACCGGGTGGAGCAGAAACTGGACCGCCGGGAGGTGCGCGCCCAAGCGGTGCTCGGCCTGCTCGGCGCGACGGTGGCGGGCATCGGGGTGGTCTACACCGTCTCGGTCGCCCGCGCGGGCGGGCTCAGCCTCGGCGACGTGGTGATCTTCCTGGCCGCGATCCCGGGGGTGCAGGGTGCGCTGGGCAGCCTGGTCGTCCAGCTCGGCGCGATCCACCAGGCGCTGCTGCTCTTCGAGCACTACGACCAGGTGGCGCACGTCGAGACGGACCTGCCGGTGCCGGCCACCCCCCGGCCGGTGCCACCGCTGACCGAGGGCATCGAGCTGCGCGATGTGTGGTTCCGCTACTCGCCGCAGCATCCGTGGGTGCTGCGGGGTGTGGACCTGCACCTGCGCGCCGGGGCCACGACGGCTCTGGTGGGGCTGAACGGCGCCGGCAAGAGCACCCTGGTCAAGCTCCTCTGCCGCTTCTACGACCCGGAGCGCGGCAGCATCCGGTGGGACGGGGTCGACCTGCGCGAGTTTGATCCAGCGGAGCTGCGCGAGCGGCTGGGGGCGGTGTTCCAGGACTTCATGCCGTACGACCTCAGCGCGGCGGAGAACATCGCGTTGGGTGACCTGGGCGCGCGCGAGGACCCGGAGCGGCTGCGAACCGCCGCCCGGCATGCGGGCATCGACGACACGTTGACCGCGCTGCCCCGCGGCTACGACACCCTGCTGACCCGGATCTTCTTCGACGGCCCGGACCGGGACGACCCGCAGGCCGGGGTGGTGCTCTCCGGCGGTCAGTGGCAACGGGTGGCGCTTGCCCGGGGGTTCCTGCGGGCCGAGCGGGACCTGCTGATTCTGGACGAGCCCAGCTCCGGCCTGGACGCCGAGGCCGAGCACGACCTGCACCGCCGGTTGGGTGAGCTGCGCCGGGGTCGGACCAGTCTGCTCATCTCGCACCGGCTCAACGCGGTGCGCGACGCGGACACGATCGTGGTGCTCGCCGACGGTCGGGTCGTCGAGCGGGGTGACCACCGGGAGCTGCTCGCCGCCGCAGGCCGGTACGCCCGGCTGTTCGGCCTGCAGGCCCGCGGTTACCGGGAGGACGCCCCGGCACCCGTCTGACCGGCCAGGTCACCGCTCGCCTCGGTGGCGGCGAGTTCGGCGGCGTAGAGCCGGACGAGTTCGCCGATGTGGAACCGGCCCGGTCCGGCCGGCTCGGCGAGCTGCGCGGCGACCAGCCGGTCCAGTGCCCGCGCCGCGTCCTCGGGCGGAGCCCCGCTCAGCATGGCGGCCAGTTCGGCGGTGACCGGCCCGGGGTGGGCTCGGCCGAGCCGGAGGAAGACCGGCGCGGCCGACCCGAGCCGGTGGTAGCTGGCGCTGAGCCGGGGCCCGAGACCGGTCTCGGCGAGCCGGTACCGCTCGTCGCGCAGCAACAGCGCCAACCGCGTCAGCGACCAGTGCGGTCCCTCGGTCAGCCGGCCGGCCGCGGTGCGCAATGCGAGCGGCAGCCGCTCGCAGAGGTTGACCACCGCCGAGGCCGCCTCCGGCTCCGCGTCCACCGTCCGATCTCCGGCGGTGGCCCGCAGCATCGCCAGCGCGTCGGCGGCGGGAAGCGGGTCGAGCCGCAGGCCGGGGGCGTCGCCGGTGGTGACCGGGTTGCGGCTGGTGACCAGCAGCGCGCACCCGCCGCGGACCGGCAGCAGGCCGTCGACCTGGGCGGCGTCGGCGGCGTTGTCGAGCACCAGCAGCACCCGTCGGTCGAACAGCAGGGACCGGACCCGGGCGCGCGCCTCGGCGACGCTGGTCGGCTCCGGTTCGTCGGCGCCCGGGTACAGGGCCCGGAGCACCCGGGTGGCGACCTGCAACGGCAGGGGTGGGGCGTCCGCGACCGACCCGCCGAGATCGAGGTGGAGCTGGCCGTCCGGGAAGGCGTCCAGCGCCGCCGCTGCGGCACGCAGCGCCAGTGCCGACTTGCCGGTGCCCGCCATGCCGTAGACGGCCACGGTGACCGGTTGCCGCCGGGCGTCGACCAGCGCCTGGCACAGCCGGGCCAGCTCTGCCCGGCGGCCGACGAACGACGCGGCGGGGCAGGGCAGCTCGTGCGGCACCCGCGACGCGACGGCGCGATGCCGGGGCGGTGTGCCGCCGGGCCGCCGGGTCGGGACCGCCGTCCGGCGCTCCTGGCGGCGCACCGAGCGGTACAGCTCGGTCAGCTCGGGCCCGGGAGCCACGCCCAGTTCGCCGTCGAGTGCCCGGCAGGCCGCCTGGTAGGTATGCACCACGCCGGCATGGTCGCCGGCGCGATGCAGCGCGGTCATCAGCAGCGCCCACGCCGGCTCGCGCAGCGGGTGCTCCGCGAGGTGCTGGCGCAGCAGGGTCAGCAGCTGCGGTGTGCCCCGGTCGCCCAGGTCCAGGCGGCAGGCCGCGTACGTCTCCCGGGCGCCGGCGCGCCGCTCCCGCAGCCGGTCGAAGGCGACCGCGGTCGCCGGCCCGTACGCCGGGGGTGGTTCGGTCGGTGACCAGAGCCCGAGCGCGCGGCTCAGCAGGGTGGTGGCCAGTTCGTGTTCGCCGCTGATGCGGGCAGCGTGGCCGTCGGTGGCGAGTCGTTCGAACTCGGTGGCGTCCAGTTCACCCGGTTCGACGCGGAGCAGGTACCCACCGTGCTCGGCGGGCAATCGGGGCAGTTCGTCGGGGGAGTCGAGCAGGTGGCGTAGCTGGCTGGCGTGGCTGCGCAGGTTGGCCACGGCCGAGGCCGGGGGTCGTCTGCCCCACAGCTCCTCGCGCAGCCGGTCGACCGGGACCGCCAGGCCGGCCTGGAGCAGGAGGGTGACCAGAAAGGCTGTGGGCCGGCCGGCCGGCATCCGCAGGGTCTGCCCGTCGCGACGCACCCGGAC
This portion of the Micromonospora zamorensis genome encodes:
- a CDS encoding ABC transporter ATP-binding protein → MSGPRLAPRQAARHARSALGLTWRAAPGGTTTDLLLAVLAGLTPVLVAALTKLVLDRLTGGGSAGVPLTALAAGLAMAAALGTVLPHLRTYVAAQRSRAVSRLVRRRLYDAVQRLVGLVRLEDPEFQDRLQAAQQTGHLGPTQLTGNTFGAVQSALAMTGFLGVLLMLNPLIGALVLLAALPTLWMQLRLNRARAAMVLRMEHFQRRDLFFAQLLVGVPAAKEVRLFGLGRFFGDRMLDELHDLHRVEQKLDRREVRAQAVLGLLGATVAGIGVVYTVSVARAGGLSLGDVVIFLAAIPGVQGALGSLVVQLGAIHQALLLFEHYDQVAHVETDLPVPATPRPVPPLTEGIELRDVWFRYSPQHPWVLRGVDLHLRAGATTALVGLNGAGKSTLVKLLCRFYDPERGSIRWDGVDLREFDPAELRERLGAVFQDFMPYDLSAAENIALGDLGAREDPERLRTAARHAGIDDTLTALPRGYDTLLTRIFFDGPDRDDPQAGVVLSGGQWQRVALARGFLRAERDLLILDEPSSGLDAEAEHDLHRRLGELRRGRTSLLISHRLNAVRDADTIVVLADGRVVERGDHRELLAAAGRYARLFGLQARGYREDAPAPV
- a CDS encoding AfsR/SARP family transcriptional regulator, producing the protein MGLSFEILGPVRVRRDGQTLRMPAGRPTAFLVTLLLQAGLAVPVDRLREELWGRRPPASAVANLRSHASQLRHLLDSPDELPRLPAEHGGYLLRVEPGELDATEFERLATDGHAARISGEHELATTLLSRALGLWSPTEPPPAYGPATAVAFDRLRERRAGARETYAACRLDLGDRGTPQLLTLLRQHLAEHPLREPAWALLMTALHRAGDHAGVVHTYQAACRALDGELGVAPGPELTELYRSVRRQERRTAVPTRRPGGTPPRHRAVASRVPHELPCPAASFVGRRAELARLCQALVDARRQPVTVAVYGMAGTGKSALALRAAAAALDAFPDGQLHLDLGGSVADAPPLPLQVATRVLRALYPGADEPEPTSVAEARARVRSLLFDRRVLLVLDNAADAAQVDGLLPVRGGCALLVTSRNPVTTGDAPGLRLDPLPAADALAMLRATAGDRTVDAEPEAASAVVNLCERLPLALRTAAGRLTEGPHWSLTRLALLLRDERYRLAETGLGPRLSASYHRLGSAAPVFLRLGRAHPGPVTAELAAMLSGAPPEDAARALDRLVAAQLAEPAGPGRFHIGELVRLYAAELAATEASGDLAGQTGAGASSR
- a CDS encoding S26 family signal peptidase, translated to MLGWLAVAAVFAVATAALIWARRHLLLVAVVGRSMEPTLRSGDRVLARRVPLARIRPGDVVVVVAPAEMTAGRPTRPDATGTPGLLIKRAYAVPGDPVPVDRVPLLRRGGEQVVPAGRLVVLGDNPSQSYDSRECGYIPEPDVLGVVVRPRPRAD
- a CDS encoding TlpA family protein disulfide reductase, whose translation is MALLTVAVVLVAALGLLNLVLLLGVVRRLREHSDLLSDQQGQPPAVMLEVGSIPGDFVSTTVDGRLLARADLPPMTLVAFLSPSCEHCEEQLPVLVDRARTMPGGAEHVWIVVVGKGPETQPYAERFTGLATVFVEPGTGALPLAFGVKGFPAFGLLDERGIVASTAFGIARLDLPVAR
- a CDS encoding MauE/DoxX family redox-associated membrane protein — encoded protein: MRALELTARLLLALVFLAAVVGKLRTRAGFAAFVGSVGQFGVPDRWTVPAARVAVVAEAAVVVLLAVPRTVPVGLVLAVGLLGVLTAAIVGALRRGARPACRCFGAADAPVGPRHVGRNLALAAVALLGLFGWASATGPPPSASAVLVAVGVAVPLAAVVVRLDDLVALFAPTSPRQSRPAGRH